The sequence GTCTGAGTACTTTTGATCTTTCAATAATTATCTGGGATCGCGCCTTTCTCAGTTCTTTTTTCCCTGCAGCATTGTCCGAACAGTTGGAAGTCTGGTCGGTTTTGAATAGCGTTTCTTCGTCTCCCCAACCACCTTTATCAAGAAAATCCTGATAGCTGCCTTCGAATACGAAAGTTTTTCCATCATGAAAAACTATCAGCCTTTCGGCCAGGGCATGCAGGAACATCTCATTATGGGTCACAAGAATCACGGCACCGTCAAAGCTGTCAATCGCAGCCAGAAGGGCATCGCAGGATTCCATATCGAGATGGTTTGTCGGTTCATCGAGAAGAAGCATATTAACCGGTGTTGCAAGGATCTTACCGAGCATGACCCTGCTTTTTTCTCCGCCTGACAGGACAGAAATTTTTTTAAGCGCGTCATCGCCTTCAAAAAGCATGGCAGCGCAGATGTTTCTTGCAGTCTGCCTGTCGATATCCGGTGCGGAAGCCATTATTTCTTCTTCGATTGTGCGTTTGTCCGATAGCGTTACGATGTTGGTCTGTTCAAAAAAAGACCATTCTACCCCTTTGTTCCAGATGAATTCGCCTGTGATCTGCTTGAGGTTGCCGGCAATCAGCCTCAGGAGTGTGGTCTTTCCCTTTCCGTTCTGGCCGACGACGCATATTTTATCATGCGCGCCGATTGTTATATCGAGACCGTTAATCAGCGGGTTGGCCTGATCAAAACAAAAGCTTATGTTTTTTGCGCTCAGAACATATTTCCCATTATATTCTTTTTCCCTGAAACTGAATTCAAGTGCTTTCAGATTTTCAAGCTTGGTTTTCTTCTCCTGCTTTTCCAGTGCTTTCACCCTTGACTGTACAAGCCCTGCAAGCCGTGCTTTCGCCCTGAAGCGGGTAATGAAAAGCTCAACCTCTTTTCTTTTTCTTTCGTCATTCAGTCTTGTCTTTTCATATATTTCTTCATCCTGCGCAATCTGCGTGTAATATTTCTCGGTTGTACCCGGGATTTTGCGCAGCTTCCTCCTGTGAATGCCTATGGTATGCGTGATGACCTTGTCCATGAAACCACGGTCATGCGTAATCAGCATAAGTTCCCTGGGCCAGCCCTGTAGAAACTTTTCAATCCATCTTATTGATGTGATGTCCAGATAATTTGTCGGTTCGTCAAGCAGCAAGAGGTCAGGTTCTGAAACAAGCACTTTGGCAAGGTTGAGCCTTATCTGAAAACCGCCTGAAAATTCAAGAGGGTTCCTGTTCATGTCGGAGCGCTGAAAGCCAAGTCCTGCAAGTACCTTCTCAACTTTCCATGAATCTTCTTTTTCCGTCTCAATAAGGCCCTTCATCCCTTCTTTGAGTATGGTGTCTTCGGTAAATTCAAGCTGTTGTTTAATATAACCTATGCGGTAATTACGCGGGATCGTCACGGTTCCCTCATCCGGGGTATCTTCGCCGGTAATAATCCTCAGCAGTGTTGTTTTTCCGTGCCCGTTTCGTCCGACAAGTCCCGCCTTTTCTTTCTGGTTAAGCTTGAAGCTGGCGCCTTCAAACAGTATATGTTTTCCATATGCTTTTCCGAGATTGTCAACGCTGATCATATTCTTACAGTTGCTATAAGATCATAAACAGGCTGTCAATTGTGCAGTTTTATATTGGTTTGCCTGTAAGAAGATGCTTGATTTTCACGATGAATAAAAAAATTGACTGATATGTCAAAATTAAATTGACATGTCAATCAACTCTCGGTATCCTTTCTTTTATGGCTAAAGATGATAAGCAGAAAATTATTATTGATGCTGCATTGGAGGTCTTCAGGGACAAGGCTTTCGCCAACACCCGCATGGCTGATATAGCCAACCGAGCAGGGGTTTCATACGGTCTGGTTTATCATTATTTTTCAAGCAAGGAAGTTCTTTTCGATGTTATTGTCGAGTCGTGGTGGAAAAACCTTTATGAAATGCTTGAAGGGGTAAAGTCCGATCAGGATGAATTCGAGAACAAACTACGAATCATAATGAATTTCTTTCTTGATACTTATGAAACCAACCCCAACCTGATGGCGATCTTTGTCACTGAAGTGTCCAGAAGCTCGGTGTACCATACAGCAAGAGGGCTTTCGAGGTTCAGGAAGCTCTTTGAGCTGTTCGAACAGATTATGGTTATCGGACAGAAGAAGAAATTTCTTCGAAGCGATATAGCGCCTCATTACCTTACTTATATCTTTCTTGGTGCAATTGAGGCGTTCATGTCTGTTGTAGTGCTGGGTAACGAGAAGCTTTCAAATGACAGAAAAACCCGCGCCACGAATGCGATTTTAAGCGTGTTTCTGAACGGGGCAAAGGTATGAGATCAGTCATGTATAGCGGCGGAAACAATTCAAAGCGCAAAGTCTTTACAAGAAAATATGATTTTGTGAGAGGAGTTCGCCAATGCATCTGAAGGGTCAGATACATATCCATACTACTTCTTCAGACGGAAGGCTGACCCATCAGCAGGTTGCTGATACGTATTCGGGACTCGGGTTTGATTTCATCGCATATACCGACCATGACCATCTCTTAAAGTCAAACTATCGTGATTCCATAAAAACGGTAAAAACCAGGATGATTGTTTTCTCCGGTATTGAACTTACAATAAGCACACGCTGGGGATATGTTCATGTCAGCCGTATTGAAGGAGACAAGGAAATACTCCATACATTCAATCATCCGGGAGAAAACAATTTTTCCATAAATCATACTCTGGAGGCTATTGAAGATGTTTCCAGGGGCCTGAAAATTGATGCGGTCGAAATTACACATCACGGTTTTCTTACCAGAGAGTACGATACTGAAGAGATCCCCTATCCAAAAGTTGCAACAGATGACTCCCATTCCGTGCTTGGATGTGGAAGGGCATGGATAGAGCTTGATTCGACAAAGAAAAAAGACTCGATCATTAAGGCTATAAAAAACGGCGACTTTGCATGCTGCTATGTAAAGACGCCGGCAAAAAAAATGGTCATCGCATGATGGCTTTATAACAATCCAAGGAGGTTCAAATATGAAAAGGGTTGCTATCTGTGCAGTTGCCCAGCACAAGATTGAACCGGACATCTGGTATAAGCGTTTCCAGGGAATGCTTATAGACGTTATGGATGACATACGATCCCAGACCGGTTTCACCTACGATGAAAAAAATGGTGTCAGGAACATAGTAACATGTTCGGATGACGTATTTGATGCGCGCACCATCTCCAATAATGGTGTGACAGACGCTGTCGGCGGCCATTACAGGGGTGAGGAAAAGATGGCGCAGGAAGGTCTCAACGGCCTTGGATACGCCGCGAGCATGATCCTTGCCGGACATGATGATGTCGTCTATGTGGCGGGCCATTCAAAGGAAAGCCAGCCTGAAAGCCGTCTTCTGTGTTCAAGCCTCGCATATGATCCCTTCTACGGGAGACCTGTAGGACTCGATTTCCTTAATGTAGCGGCGCTCCAGGCAAGGGCTTATGCTGAAAAGTCAGGCATAACGGATGAACATCTTGCAAAGGTTGTTGTCCGTGCCCGGGCGTGGGCTGCAAAAAATCCTTATGCGAATGAGACGAAACAGCTTGATCTGGGCGATGTAATGTTTTCGCCGATGGTCTGCGACCCGATAAGGAAAAACCATATCTATCCCGTATCCGACGGTGCCGTGGCGTTCCTGCTCGCTTCTGAAGAAAGGGCGCATGAATTTACAGATAATCCGGTATGGATAACGGGATTTGCAAGCTGCATGGACAGCTATTTTCTTGGTGACCGCGACCTTGCGAGCAACTTCGCCCTCAAGAAGGCGTCTGAACGTGCCTATAAAAAAGCCGGAATCAAGAATCCGAAGAAGACGATAAAGCTTGCCGAAGTCATGGACTGCTACGCATATCAGCAGCCCATGTGGCTTGAGGGCCTGGGGCTGGCTGACGAGGGAAAAGGCGGAGAATTCATAGATGAAGGCCTGCTTGATAAATACAATGTAAACCGTTCCGGCGGGATGCTTTGCGGTTCACCAATCATGATCGGAGGCATGTACAGGGCGGCTGAGGCGGTACTGCAGCTTCAGGGCAAGGCCGGCAAACGTCAGGCCAAAGGCGTCAAATGTGCCGTTGTTCAGAGCACCACCGGCGGCGCCGGCCAGCATCAGGCAGTGCTTGTTCTCGAGAAGTAGAGGGGGTGAGACATGGGACATAAGAAAAACAGGAATGTAGCGATAGTCGGAATCGGCCAGACCGAATATTCTTCGCACAAGGAAAACCAGAATCAGGTCGAGATGATCAATGAAGCGGTCAGGGCCGCATTGGCGGACTGCAATGTTACCATGGATGATATAGAGTGTGTCGTCCACGGCAATATGGAACTCTTCGAGATGGTTCATCTTCCTGATATGTGGCATTCGCTCGGTACTCTTTCCTATGGGAAGGACGAATTTCGTCTGACGACCGGCGGCACGGTCGGCGCCACTCTTGTCTGCGCCGCAGATAATCTGATTGCTTCAGGTATGTATGATGTGGTCATGGCGATCGGAATGGAAAAATTGCAGGAGGGAAATACGACCGGCGGCATTACCAACATGGCGGATCCGCTCTGGTTCAGGCATCTTCAGACTGGTGCGCTTACCGCTACTACGGCAACGGCGATGATAGCGGAATTCGGGGAGGAAAGGGCTATGAAAGCCGCCATGCATTATCGTATCATGATGGATAAGCATGCATGCCTCAATCCTCGTGCTCACAGGCGATTCGGTCTCGAATATGAACAGATGAATGACCTCATGACTACTTCTCCAAAACTGGTTGGAGAGTTGAGGCTTATCCATATGTGTTCACAGTCTGACGGATGCTGCGTGATGATCCTTGCGTCAGAAGAAAAGGCAAAAGATCTTGCCAGGAAGGCGCCCGTATGGATACGCGATCATATAACAGTTCACCGCGAGGAAACCTTCAACTGCTTCGGTCTGGAAAAACCTGAGATGACACATCACTATGCTGCCAGACATCTGTTTGAAAGAAACGGGATAAAAGAGCCTCTGGAGTATTTTGACGTTTTCGAGATGTATGACCCGTCTGCATGGTGGGGTCTCGACTGGCTCAGGGAGTTTTTCCTGCTAGAAGGCGATGAACATATAAAGATGCTGGAAAACGGTGACTGGGACCTTGACGGAAAGCTCCCCATAAATCCTTCCGGAGGCGTCACTGCGACAAATCCGATAGGGGCTACGGCAATGGTGCGGCCCGCCGAGGCGGCGCTGCAGATAAGGGGAGATGCAGGTCCGCATCAGCTCAAACGCGAAGTAAAGCACGCCCTAGCATCAGGCTTCGGGGGGACACTGTGGACGGTGCTTATGATGCTTGAAAAAGATCTGGACTGGTAGGAGGTGGATGATGGCTGAATATTTTGGCTCAAGAGTGGAAGATATATTCGGTACGATGCCCGAGAGGTTCAAACCGGAAGGTGTAACCGGTGTCGATGTGGTTATTGGGTATGACATAACCGGCGAAGGCGGCGGAAAATGGACCGTGACGATCAAGGATTCAAAGCTAAAAGTTGAAAAGATTGAAGGCGGTCTGCCCAAATGTTCGGTAACTTTGAATACCGATGCAGAAGGGTTTGTCGGCGGAGCGCTGGGAAAACTCGATACAGGAGAGGCCTTTTCGTCCGGAAGACTAAAGGTTGCCGGTGATATAACCGCTCTGCTCAACGTCCTTCCGAAGGCCTTTACGCCGTTCAAGCCGGTCATAAGGGCTAAGGCAATCGTTGAGAGCATGCCTGAACGCTTCAGGGCCGACAAGGCTGAAGGTGTCAGTATGAAGATAGGTTATGACCTCTCCGGGACCGACGGCGGCAAGTGGACTGTTGTAATCAAGGACAATGCCTGTACTCTCAAGGAAGGCATAGATGCTGACAATACTGTTACCCTCATAATGGATGCAGATATTTTTGTCGGGCTCAATACCGGAAAGGTCGATCCGGGTGCTGCCTTCAGCGCTGGCCAGGTGAAGATAGACGGTGATATGATGGCTGCAGGAGCGACAGCAAAGCTGTTCAATAAATTCGAGGTCGCAGGTGGAGATGAAAAAGGCGGAGAAGAGCTGATCAGCCTCAAGTGTGTTCCTTCGATAAACCAGAGGTTTGCCACAGGTACGCACATGGGGAAATGGTTTAAAGGTCTCAAGGAAAAGAAGTTTTTTGCATCCAAATGTCCCGTTTGCGGAAGAACCCAGATACCTCCGCGTGAAGTCTGTGCAGTCTGCAGAGTACGTGCTGATGAATTCATTGAAGTTGGACCTAAAGGCACGGTAACCGTTATTGACAAGGTATATTTTGCAAGTCCTGACCCTCTCAGCGGAAAGGTCAAGCAGACACCTTATGCCGCTCTTTTCATGATTTTGGACGGCTCGACACCTGGTGAAAGTTTTGCACACGATATCAAAAAGGAAGATTTCGACAGGATTCGTCCCGGTATGAAAGTCAGGCCGGTCTGGGCGGAGAACAGGACGGGAAGCTTTTCAGACCTGCTCTATTTCGAAATCGATGACTAGGGAGGCATGATATGGCAGTAGATAAAAAAATAGACAAGAGTGAATGTTTTGTAATGAACGGCAAGATGGCCCTGCCGAACCAGTATTTTGCCGGCAGTGTCGGATCGAAGTTCATAATCTCCTTAAGAGATGCCAAGAAGATACTCGGTGTAAAATGCGGCAAGTGCAACAAGGTTTATGTGCCGCCTAGGGAATACTGCGAGAAGGACCTTGAAAAGCTTGATGAAAACTGGGTTGAACTTGGAAATGAAGGTGTTGTGACAAACTATACCATTGTGAATTACTGCGACAAGCACCTGCCCATCAAGCCGCCTTATATACTTGCGCTCATAAAGGTTGATGGTGCGGATACGCCTTTTGCACATATAGTTCAGGGGATTGCACTGGAAGACATAAAGATAGGAATGAGGGTCAAAGCGGTCTATGCAGCCGAGACTACGAATTCCATAAGGGATCTTGATCATTTTGAGCCTGTGTGAAGCAGGCATTTTGAATGGGTAAATTGATTCGGGCTGGTTCTGAAAGGGCGTTAGAAAATAAATTCTTTCGCCCTGCATAAAAAAATAAAAGTGGGAGGTAACGTAACATGGCTGAAAACAAGGTAATAATCTGTGCTGCTCTGGCGGGTGCCGCCACGATGAAAAACAATAACCCTTCTGTTCCCTATACACCTGAAGAATTCGCAATCGAAGCTGAAAAATGCTACAACTCAGGCGCTGCAATGGTGCATGTCCATGCGCGCCAGGATGACGGCTGGCCGACTCATGACCATGCAAGGATCAAGGAGACTCATGACGCGATCAAGGCAAGATGCCCCAAACTTATCGTCAACATGAGTTCCGCCGTCGGCATGGGCAAAACTCCCGAACAGCGCATAAGCCAGATCGTACATGTCAATCCTGAAATGGCGTCTCTGAATACCAACACGATGAATTTCTCAGTGCTTGACCGAAAAACAGGCGCAATATTCATAGATTTTATATTTGAAAACACATTCACCATGCTCCAGGATTTCGGCAAGGCCATGGAAGCCCAGAAAACGAAACCTGAGATCGAGATATATGACATAGGCGGTCTCGACAATGTTCTCCTTATAATGAAGCAGGGCTTTTTCTCCCAACCCATGAATTTCAACTTCGTATGGGGCGTTGTCGGCGGACAAGCCTTCAGGCCCGATGCGTTTGTAACCATGTACCACGCCCTTCCGGCAGGTGCCAACTTCACTACCTGCGGTGTCGGTATTGAACAGTTCCCGGCAAATATGATGAGCTGCCTCATGGGCGGTCATATGAGAGTAGGGCTTGAAGACAATACCCGCATGCCCGATGGTGAAATCGCCAAAGGTAGCTACGAGCAGGTCGAATGGGCCGTCACGGTTGCGAAATCTCTTGGAAGAACTCCTGCGACACCTGATGAAGCAAGTTCAATAATGGGTACGACCAGAAGATAGAACCAGGCTGCTGACAAGCTATCAGGCTGATAAGCGGAATCCGCGCAGGTTTCCGCTTCCAAGACCTATAGTTCGGCAGCTGTGTTCTCAAGGTTTCTTTCAAATTCACAGGAGGTCTTTATGAAGGAGAATCTGGGGCAGATTTTCAGGAGACAGGCTAAAAAATTCGGCAGCAGGCTTGCCGCCGAAAAGAGAATGGACGGAGTATGGCACGGTATTACCTGGGAAGAATACTATAAAGCTGCAAAGGAAATCGGACTTGGTTTATACAGCCTCGGGGTCAGAAAGGGTGACCGTGTTTCCATTTTGAGTACCAACAGGCTTGAATGGATTGAATCGGATATGGGTATAATCGGAATTGGAGCTGTTACGATACCCATATATCCGACAGTACCTTCATCTGAAGCGGGTTACATAAATAACAACTCAGATGCCAAAGTCTTCATTGCGGAAAACAAAGAAGCTGCCGATAAAGGTCTCGACACAATAGGGCTGTGTCCCGAGCTTTTAAAGATAGTCGTCATTGACACACGCGGCGTTGATATGAATGACAACAGGCTTATGAGTTTTGAAGAACTCAGAACGCTTGGTGCCGAACTGGACAAGAAAGAGCCGGGTCTTTTCGAAAAGCTGACAGATGCTGTAAGTGTGGATGATCTTGCCACATTTGTCTATACATCCGGCACGACAGGGCATCCGAAGGGCGCCATGATAACGCACAAGAATATTCTTGCCGTATTTGACGGTCTTGGCAAGATTGTCCCTGCCGACGAGACGGATGAAACGGTTCCATTTCTGCCGCTGTGTCATGTTTTCGAGAGAATAGCAGGACATTTCTACGGCATGAAGGTCGGCATCACCTCGCATTATGCTCAGGATTTCAACACAATCGTCGAAGACATACAGGCCAAGAGGCCGACAATCATTCTTGCCGTGCCCCGTGTGTGCGAAAAGGTCTATGCAAAGATACAGGCCCAGGTCAAGCAGCAGCCGCCGCTGATGCAGAAGGTCTTCAAATGGGCTACAACAGTAGGCGCACAGGTGAGTAAATTAAAAGAGAAGAAGCAGTCGATCCCGCTTCTTCTGAACATTCAGTATAAGATTGCATATAATCTTGTTTACAAGAAAGTCGCTATGGCGCTGGGCGGCCGTGTGCGCTGGATGACTGCTGCAGGAGCGCCGCTGTCCCGCGAGATTGCCGATTTCTTCAATGCTGCGGGCGTATTTGTAATCGAGGGTTATGGCATGACCGAAAGCACTGCACCTGCGACTCTCAACACGATAACAGACTACAAGCTCGGTACGACCGGCAAGCCGCTTCCGTGCAATGAAATCAAGATCGCTGACGACGGCGAAATCCTTATCAAGGGCGATAACGTCATTCAGGGCTACTGGAAAATGCCTGAACAGACAAAAGAGGCCTTTACCGATGACGGCTGGCTGAAAAGCGGTGATATAGGACATCTCGATTCAGACGGCTTCCTGGTAATAACGGACCGCAAGAAAGACCTTATCATAACCGCAGGCGGAAAAAACATAGCACCTCAGAATATCGAGAACATGTTCAAGCAGGACCCTCTGTTCGAGCAGGTCATAGTAATCGGCGACAACCGGAAATACCTTGTTTCGCTGTTCAACCTGAACCACGAAGAGAGTGCACGTATAGCAAAACAGGCGGGCATAAGCTTTAATAATCCTGAAGAACTGTTTGATAAGAAGGAGTTCTTAAACCTGGTTGACAAACATGTTCAGGATCTCAACAGAAATCTCGCAAGGGTTGAAACCATAAAATACTACAGGGTGCTCAAAAATACATTCTCGGAAGCCACAGGCGAACTGACGCCGTCGCTCAAGGTTAAGCGCAAGGTGGTCATGAACAAATACAAGGATATCATCGAGAGCATGTATCCGGTTGACGGAGAATAAATAATTTCAAATTTCAAATTTGAGATTTGAAATCACAAATATACAGGAGGTTAGTGTGGACATTTTAGAACAGGGAATTGGGGAGCTTTTCACGGATCCCGATCCGGACAAGGCAAGGCTGCACTTCCGCCACAAATCGCGGAAACTGGAAAACAAGCTCATGCCTCTCAAGGAAGCGATTGATAAGTACGTGAAGGACGGCGAATATCTCGCCATAGGCGGTTTTGGCGCAAACAGAGCACCGATTGCCGCTTGTCATGAGATTGTCCGGCAGGGAAGGAAAAACATGGGATTCGCAGGGCACACGTCCACCCATGATTTTCAGATTCTGGCTGCGGGCGAGGTTTTCAACAGGTGTGATGCCGCTTATATAATAGGCCTGGAAGCAAGGGGACTTTCCAATGTTGCCCGCAGGTATATGCAGAGCGGCAAGGTTCAGGTCACCGAATGGAGCAATTACAGCCTGGCGGCAAGACTCAAGGCCGCCGCTATGGGTGTCCCGTTCGTACCGACCAGAAACCTGATGGGAACCGATACCTTCAAGTACAGCGGCTGCAAGGTAGTTGAGTGTCCCTTCACAGGTAAAAAGATTGTGCTTCAGCCCGCCCTCTATCCGGACATATCGATCATTCATGTGCATGAAGCCGACATATACGGCAACTGCCGCATAAAGGGCATCATGATTGCCGATGACGATCTGGCAAGGGCTAGCAAAAAGCTCATCATTACATGCGAAAGGCTTATTCCCAATGAAGAAATCCGCCGTGATCCTACAGCGACGAAGATACCTTACTGGCTGGTGGATGCAGTCTGTGAAGTGCCTTTCGGCGCATATCCGGGTAATATGGCTTATGAATATTTCTCGGATGAACAGCATCTGAAAGAGTGGATGCAGACCGAAGAGGACCCCGAGAGGTTCAAGGCCTTCATGCAGAAGTATATTTATGGCTGCAAAGACCATTATGACTATATCGAGCTCAACGGCGGCATACACAAGATAATCGAACTGAGACTGAAGGAACACATGCTTCACAAGGAGGTGACCAATGGCTGATTACAATACCATGGAGCTGATGATTACGGTTGCCTCGCGTGAACTTGAAGACGGCGCCACGGCAGGAGTCGGGACGGGTGCCCCTTGTGCGGCGGCCATGCTTGCACAGAAGACTCATGCGCCGAACCTTGTTATCATGTTCGAGGCGGGCGGTGTAAGCCCGATCCTGCCTGAGATGCCGATCTCGGTCGGCGATTCGCGCACATTCAACAAGGCCATTATGGCAACCAGCATGGCTGAGATTATGGAGACATGCTGCCGGGGTTTTGTCGACTACACATTTCTGGGCGGAGCCCAGATCGATATGTTCGGCAATCTCAATTCGACGAAGATTGGAGGCGACCACCAGAAGCCGAAGGTTAGACTGCCGGGTTCCGGCGGGGCCAATGATTTCGGATCATTCTGCTGGAAAATGATGGTCATGACTGTCCAGGATGCGAGACGTTTTGTTGAAAACATCGATTTCATCACTACCCCCGGATGGATCAAAGGCGGCAATTCCCGCTATGATGCCGGTTTGCCTCTGGGAACCGGGCCTTATAAGATAATCACGAACATGGCTGTCATGGACTTTGAACCCGAGAGCAAACGCATGAGGGTCATATCCATCAATCCCGGCTATACATTCAAGGATGTGCAGGAAAACTGCGGATTCGAGC is a genomic window of Desulfomonilia bacterium containing:
- a CDS encoding CoA-transferase, which gives rise to MADYNTMELMITVASRELEDGATAGVGTGAPCAAAMLAQKTHAPNLVIMFEAGGVSPILPEMPISVGDSRTFNKAIMATSMAEIMETCCRGFVDYTFLGGAQIDMFGNLNSTKIGGDHQKPKVRLPGSGGANDFGSFCWKMMVMTVQDARRFVENIDFITTPGWIKGGNSRYDAGLPLGTGPYKIITNMAVMDFEPESKRMRVISINPGYTFKDVQENCGFELLQIPKIKETKAPTHHELSILREQVDPYRYIIGR
- a CDS encoding ABC-F family ATP-binding cassette domain-containing protein — translated: MISVDNLGKAYGKHILFEGASFKLNQKEKAGLVGRNGHGKTTLLRIITGEDTPDEGTVTIPRNYRIGYIKQQLEFTEDTILKEGMKGLIETEKEDSWKVEKVLAGLGFQRSDMNRNPLEFSGGFQIRLNLAKVLVSEPDLLLLDEPTNYLDITSIRWIEKFLQGWPRELMLITHDRGFMDKVITHTIGIHRRKLRKIPGTTEKYYTQIAQDEEIYEKTRLNDERKRKEVELFITRFRAKARLAGLVQSRVKALEKQEKKTKLENLKALEFSFREKEYNGKYVLSAKNISFCFDQANPLINGLDITIGAHDKICVVGQNGKGKTTLLRLIAGNLKQITGEFIWNKGVEWSFFEQTNIVTLSDKRTIEEEIMASAPDIDRQTARNICAAMLFEGDDALKKISVLSGGEKSRVMLGKILATPVNMLLLDEPTNHLDMESCDALLAAIDSFDGAVILVTHNEMFLHALAERLIVFHDGKTFVFEGSYQDFLDKGGWGDEETLFKTDQTSNCSDNAAGKKELRKARSQIIIERSKVLRPLEQKIEKIENEIAALEKESAIINKSIELATQERDGKKIAELSITLTSNETIINSLFDELDKLSTEYDSLKSVFDERLENIIDDIS
- a CDS encoding SCP2 sterol-binding domain-containing protein, whose protein sequence is MAEYFGSRVEDIFGTMPERFKPEGVTGVDVVIGYDITGEGGGKWTVTIKDSKLKVEKIEGGLPKCSVTLNTDAEGFVGGALGKLDTGEAFSSGRLKVAGDITALLNVLPKAFTPFKPVIRAKAIVESMPERFRADKAEGVSMKIGYDLSGTDGGKWTVVIKDNACTLKEGIDADNTVTLIMDADIFVGLNTGKVDPGAAFSAGQVKIDGDMMAAGATAKLFNKFEVAGGDEKGGEELISLKCVPSINQRFATGTHMGKWFKGLKEKKFFASKCPVCGRTQIPPREVCAVCRVRADEFIEVGPKGTVTVIDKVYFASPDPLSGKVKQTPYAALFMILDGSTPGESFAHDIKKEDFDRIRPGMKVRPVWAENRTGSFSDLLYFEIDD
- a CDS encoding 3-keto-5-aminohexanoate cleavage protein — encoded protein: MAENKVIICAALAGAATMKNNNPSVPYTPEEFAIEAEKCYNSGAAMVHVHARQDDGWPTHDHARIKETHDAIKARCPKLIVNMSSAVGMGKTPEQRISQIVHVNPEMASLNTNTMNFSVLDRKTGAIFIDFIFENTFTMLQDFGKAMEAQKTKPEIEIYDIGGLDNVLLIMKQGFFSQPMNFNFVWGVVGGQAFRPDAFVTMYHALPAGANFTTCGVGIEQFPANMMSCLMGGHMRVGLEDNTRMPDGEIAKGSYEQVEWAVTVAKSLGRTPATPDEASSIMGTTRR
- a CDS encoding CoA-transferase codes for the protein MDILEQGIGELFTDPDPDKARLHFRHKSRKLENKLMPLKEAIDKYVKDGEYLAIGGFGANRAPIAACHEIVRQGRKNMGFAGHTSTHDFQILAAGEVFNRCDAAYIIGLEARGLSNVARRYMQSGKVQVTEWSNYSLAARLKAAAMGVPFVPTRNLMGTDTFKYSGCKVVECPFTGKKIVLQPALYPDISIIHVHEADIYGNCRIKGIMIADDDLARASKKLIITCERLIPNEEIRRDPTATKIPYWLVDAVCEVPFGAYPGNMAYEYFSDEQHLKEWMQTEEDPERFKAFMQKYIYGCKDHYDYIELNGGIHKIIELRLKEHMLHKEVTNG
- a CDS encoding Zn-ribbon domain-containing OB-fold protein, translated to MAVDKKIDKSECFVMNGKMALPNQYFAGSVGSKFIISLRDAKKILGVKCGKCNKVYVPPREYCEKDLEKLDENWVELGNEGVVTNYTIVNYCDKHLPIKPPYILALIKVDGADTPFAHIVQGIALEDIKIGMRVKAVYAAETTNSIRDLDHFEPV
- a CDS encoding TetR/AcrR family transcriptional regulator: MAKDDKQKIIIDAALEVFRDKAFANTRMADIANRAGVSYGLVYHYFSSKEVLFDVIVESWWKNLYEMLEGVKSDQDEFENKLRIIMNFFLDTYETNPNLMAIFVTEVSRSSVYHTARGLSRFRKLFELFEQIMVIGQKKKFLRSDIAPHYLTYIFLGAIEAFMSVVVLGNEKLSNDRKTRATNAILSVFLNGAKV
- a CDS encoding thiolase family protein, producing MKRVAICAVAQHKIEPDIWYKRFQGMLIDVMDDIRSQTGFTYDEKNGVRNIVTCSDDVFDARTISNNGVTDAVGGHYRGEEKMAQEGLNGLGYAASMILAGHDDVVYVAGHSKESQPESRLLCSSLAYDPFYGRPVGLDFLNVAALQARAYAEKSGITDEHLAKVVVRARAWAAKNPYANETKQLDLGDVMFSPMVCDPIRKNHIYPVSDGAVAFLLASEERAHEFTDNPVWITGFASCMDSYFLGDRDLASNFALKKASERAYKKAGIKNPKKTIKLAEVMDCYAYQQPMWLEGLGLADEGKGGEFIDEGLLDKYNVNRSGGMLCGSPIMIGGMYRAAEAVLQLQGKAGKRQAKGVKCAVVQSTTGGAGQHQAVLVLEK
- a CDS encoding long-chain fatty acid--CoA ligase, translated to MKENLGQIFRRQAKKFGSRLAAEKRMDGVWHGITWEEYYKAAKEIGLGLYSLGVRKGDRVSILSTNRLEWIESDMGIIGIGAVTIPIYPTVPSSEAGYINNNSDAKVFIAENKEAADKGLDTIGLCPELLKIVVIDTRGVDMNDNRLMSFEELRTLGAELDKKEPGLFEKLTDAVSVDDLATFVYTSGTTGHPKGAMITHKNILAVFDGLGKIVPADETDETVPFLPLCHVFERIAGHFYGMKVGITSHYAQDFNTIVEDIQAKRPTIILAVPRVCEKVYAKIQAQVKQQPPLMQKVFKWATTVGAQVSKLKEKKQSIPLLLNIQYKIAYNLVYKKVAMALGGRVRWMTAAGAPLSREIADFFNAAGVFVIEGYGMTESTAPATLNTITDYKLGTTGKPLPCNEIKIADDGEILIKGDNVIQGYWKMPEQTKEAFTDDGWLKSGDIGHLDSDGFLVITDRKKDLIITAGGKNIAPQNIENMFKQDPLFEQVIVIGDNRKYLVSLFNLNHEESARIAKQAGISFNNPEELFDKKEFLNLVDKHVQDLNRNLARVETIKYYRVLKNTFSEATGELTPSLKVKRKVVMNKYKDIIESMYPVDGE